The Ensifer adhaerens genome contains a region encoding:
- a CDS encoding ABC transporter ATP-binding protein — translation MENTILDVENLRIRYGGAPTDAVRGVSFTLGRERLGIVGESGSGKSTVGRALLRLLPGATITADRLRFAELDLPTLSEKEMLKVRGRRMSMILQDPKFSLNPIRRVGDQVAETYLRHFKCSKADARDKALAMLEAVKIRDPKRVFDQYPHEISGGMGQRVMIAMMLLADPDLVIADEPTSALDVTVRLQVLNILDGLVRDRGIGLIMISHDLNLVRNFCDRVLIMYAGRIVETLAAADLDKAKHPYTRGLLAAQPRIGGGRAPLAVLDRRPEWLEEIA, via the coding sequence ATGGAAAATACCATTCTCGACGTCGAGAACCTGCGCATCCGCTATGGCGGCGCTCCGACAGACGCCGTGCGCGGCGTCTCCTTCACCCTTGGGCGCGAGCGTCTTGGGATCGTCGGCGAAAGCGGTTCCGGCAAGTCTACGGTCGGACGCGCGCTGCTGCGCCTTCTGCCCGGCGCAACCATCACCGCCGACAGACTTCGCTTTGCCGAACTGGACCTGCCCACGCTCTCCGAAAAGGAGATGCTGAAGGTTCGTGGTCGGCGCATGTCGATGATCCTGCAGGATCCGAAGTTCTCGCTTAACCCTATTCGCCGCGTTGGCGACCAGGTCGCCGAAACCTATCTGCGGCACTTCAAGTGCTCAAAGGCTGACGCACGCGACAAGGCCCTTGCCATGCTTGAAGCGGTAAAGATCCGCGACCCGAAACGCGTCTTCGATCAGTATCCGCACGAGATTTCCGGCGGCATGGGCCAGCGTGTCATGATCGCCATGATGCTGCTGGCCGATCCAGATCTCGTCATCGCCGACGAGCCAACCTCGGCGCTGGACGTCACGGTGCGGCTGCAGGTGCTGAACATTCTTGACGGTCTTGTCAGGGATCGCGGCATCGGCCTGATCATGATCAGCCACGACCTGAACCTCGTGCGCAATTTCTGCGACCGTGTCCTGATCATGTACGCCGGCCGCATCGTTGAGACACTGGCGGCCGCCGACCTCGACAAGGCCAAGCATCCCTATACGCGCGGCTTGCTCGCGGCACAGCCGCGCATCGGCGGCGGGCGCGCCCCGCTTGCCGTGCTTGATCGCCGCCCTGAATGGCTGGAGGAGATTGCCTGA
- a CDS encoding ABC transporter permease — protein sequence MDARVQPTFRLPAPVQSLKNIVLFLLKSPTSTFGLAVLALLVLIAAFAPLIATHDPYAQDLANTLQAPGNGHLFGTDELGRDIFSRLVFGARITLTIIFLVSIVVGPIGLVIGTTAGYLGGKVDTVMMRITDIFLSFPSLILSLAFVAALGPSLNNAIIAIALTSWPPIARLARAEAMTFRKADYISAARLQGASATRIIFKSIMPMCLPSVLIRLTLNMATVILTAAGLGFLGLGAQPPLPEWGAMIATGRKYMLDSWWLVTFPGISILSVSLAFNLLGDGLRDALDPKQMNRR from the coding sequence ATGGACGCACGCGTTCAACCCACCTTCCGGCTGCCGGCGCCGGTTCAGTCCCTGAAGAACATCGTGCTTTTCCTGCTAAAGAGCCCGACGTCGACTTTCGGTCTCGCTGTTCTGGCCTTGTTGGTCCTGATCGCCGCCTTCGCGCCGCTGATCGCGACCCACGACCCCTATGCGCAGGATCTCGCCAACACCTTGCAGGCGCCCGGAAACGGTCATCTTTTCGGAACCGACGAGCTCGGCCGCGACATCTTCAGCCGGCTCGTCTTCGGCGCGCGCATCACGCTCACGATCATCTTCCTCGTCTCGATTGTCGTCGGCCCGATCGGTCTCGTCATCGGCACGACAGCCGGCTACCTCGGCGGCAAGGTCGATACGGTGATGATGCGCATCACCGACATCTTCCTGTCCTTCCCGAGCCTCATTCTCTCGCTCGCCTTCGTCGCCGCACTCGGCCCAAGCCTCAACAACGCCATCATCGCGATTGCGCTCACCTCCTGGCCACCGATCGCCCGGCTGGCGCGCGCCGAGGCGATGACCTTCCGCAAAGCGGATTACATCTCGGCTGCGCGACTGCAAGGGGCGTCGGCGACACGCATCATCTTCAAGTCGATCATGCCTATGTGCCTGCCTTCGGTCCTCATCCGGCTGACGTTGAATATGGCGACCGTCATCCTGACCGCGGCCGGCCTCGGCTTCCTCGGGCTCGGCGCGCAACCTCCGCTTCCGGAATGGGGCGCGATGATCGCGACCGGCCGCAAGTACATGCTGGACAGCTGGTGGCTCGTCACCTTCCCGGGCATCTCCATCCTTTCCGTCAGCCTCGCATTCAACCTGCTCGGAGATGGCCTGCGCGACGCGCTCGATCCGAAGCAGATGAACCGGAGATAG
- a CDS encoding ABC transporter permease: MSPRRIRFYGAAGQIGTIAVTLLGLLLLTFFIGRLMPADPVRAIVGEDATRETYEQVYRSLGLDRPLWEQFFYYLGDVFTGNFGTSIRTGQPVIQDILHVMPATIELATFAILIGAGLGIPLGVLAAVNKDRWPDHVVRVFSLFGHSMPIFWTGMIALIVFYAHLGLVGGSGRMDQFYIGLVEERTGFLLIDSLMAGEMDVFWSAVNHIILPAALLGYSSSAYITRMTRSFMLDQLGQEYVTTARVKGLSRSQTIWQHAFINIRVQLVTIIALAYGSLLEGAVLIETVFAWPGFGQYLTNNLITGDMNAVMTCVLIVGIIFIGLNLLSDVLYRIFDPRTR; the protein is encoded by the coding sequence ATGTCACCACGCCGCATCCGCTTCTATGGCGCGGCCGGACAGATCGGGACCATCGCGGTCACGCTGCTCGGCCTGCTGCTCCTGACCTTCTTTATCGGCCGGCTGATGCCCGCCGATCCCGTCCGTGCCATTGTCGGTGAAGATGCGACCCGGGAGACCTACGAGCAGGTTTACCGCTCGCTGGGCCTTGACCGGCCGCTCTGGGAACAGTTCTTCTATTATCTGGGCGACGTCTTCACCGGCAATTTCGGCACCTCCATCCGCACCGGCCAGCCGGTCATCCAGGATATCCTGCATGTGATGCCGGCGACGATCGAACTCGCCACCTTCGCGATCCTTATCGGCGCAGGACTTGGTATTCCGCTCGGCGTGCTGGCCGCCGTCAACAAGGATCGCTGGCCGGATCATGTCGTGCGCGTCTTCAGCCTTTTCGGCCATTCCATGCCGATCTTCTGGACGGGCATGATCGCACTGATCGTCTTCTACGCCCATCTCGGCCTCGTCGGCGGCAGCGGGCGGATGGATCAGTTCTATATCGGCCTCGTCGAGGAACGCACCGGCTTCCTCTTGATCGACAGCCTCATGGCGGGCGAGATGGATGTCTTCTGGTCGGCGGTCAACCACATCATCCTGCCGGCCGCCCTGCTCGGGTATTCCTCTTCCGCCTATATCACGCGCATGACGCGCAGCTTCATGCTTGATCAGCTCGGCCAGGAATATGTGACGACGGCGCGTGTGAAGGGTCTTTCGCGCAGCCAGACGATTTGGCAGCACGCCTTCATCAATATCCGCGTCCAGCTGGTCACCATTATAGCACTTGCCTATGGGTCGCTCCTTGAAGGCGCAGTGCTGATCGAAACCGTCTTTGCGTGGCCGGGCTTTGGCCAGTACCTAACCAACAATCTTATTACCGGCGACATGAACGCAGTCATGACCTGTGTGCTGATCGTCGGCATCATTTTCATCGGACTGAACCTCTTGTCCGACGTTCTCTACCGCATCTTCGATCCGAGGACACGCTGA
- a CDS encoding cupin domain-containing protein — MSLPTFPAVSPDAGVTRQVLSDSPELMVVSFRFESGAKGKLHRHPHVQSTYVARGRFRFFRNGEAYDLRAGDSLVIPGDTEHGCQCLEAGELIDCFSPRRDDFL, encoded by the coding sequence ATGTCTCTCCCCACATTTCCCGCAGTATCGCCGGACGCGGGCGTTACCCGCCAGGTTCTTTCCGATTCCCCCGAACTCATGGTCGTGTCTTTTCGCTTCGAATCCGGCGCCAAAGGCAAGTTGCACCGCCATCCGCACGTGCAATCCACCTATGTGGCGCGCGGCCGTTTCCGCTTTTTCCGCAATGGCGAGGCCTATGATTTGCGCGCTGGCGACAGTCTGGTCATTCCCGGAGACACCGAGCACGGATGCCAGTGCCTTGAGGCCGGCGAGCTCATCGACTGCTTTTCGCCCCGTCGCGATGACTTCCTGTGA
- a CDS encoding FadR/GntR family transcriptional regulator, protein MEAENNHVRGTSLAAKISTALRRELMEGVFRPGDRLPSESALTKEYSVSRTVVREAIAILRADGLVEARKGAGIFALETQQDKNQPFKDLTTQRISSVIELLELRTVFEVESAGLAASRRSAAQIEAILEAHHHVGECLATGAPTRDADFELHLAIAEATQNRRFPEFLQLIRSGIIPRGELQGSAPGSRPKDYNLHLQEEHGQIVDAIIEGNADAARERMRAHLRGSLERYKVLLRSRTMATEES, encoded by the coding sequence ATGGAAGCCGAAAACAACCACGTTCGCGGCACGTCGCTGGCGGCAAAGATTAGCACGGCACTGCGCCGCGAACTGATGGAGGGTGTCTTCCGCCCAGGTGACAGGCTTCCGAGCGAAAGCGCTCTCACGAAAGAATATTCGGTTAGCCGAACCGTCGTGCGTGAGGCCATTGCAATCCTGCGGGCAGACGGTCTGGTCGAGGCGCGCAAGGGCGCTGGCATCTTTGCGCTGGAGACCCAACAGGACAAGAACCAGCCTTTTAAGGACCTGACCACCCAACGGATTTCCTCGGTGATCGAACTCCTTGAACTCAGGACGGTTTTCGAAGTGGAATCGGCCGGACTTGCAGCATCTCGCCGTTCAGCGGCACAGATCGAGGCAATCCTTGAGGCCCATCACCACGTGGGCGAATGCCTGGCCACCGGGGCCCCCACGCGAGACGCAGATTTCGAGCTTCACCTTGCGATCGCAGAAGCTACGCAGAATCGGCGCTTCCCGGAGTTTCTCCAACTGATCCGCTCGGGCATCATTCCGCGCGGCGAACTGCAGGGGTCGGCGCCCGGATCGCGCCCAAAGGACTATAACCTTCACCTGCAGGAGGAACACGGCCAGATCGTCGATGCCATCATCGAGGGAAATGCGGACGCCGCACGCGAACGGATGCGCGCCCACCTTCGCGGGAGCTTGGAGCGCTACAAGGTGCTTCTACGGTCGCGCACCATGGCAACTGAAGAAAGTTGA
- a CDS encoding FadR/GntR family transcriptional regulator, with product MLKTTTSDPSASQGKTLVAQVADALRSQISDGRYNPGDRLPSEAQLTQEFGVSRTVVREAIAALRSDGLVEPRQGAGVFLLEQATPARRPFQNVDLARVSSLIEMLELRTAVEGDAAAFAALRCSPGQEGKIIEAFDSFRSCAAAGNPTAEADFAFHVAIAEATNNPRFREFLDMLGPALIPRRAIVDGGKEAVLPTEELSRLIDEHEAILVAIQNGDEDAARAAMRDHLKKSQTRYRAMLRTAH from the coding sequence ATGTTGAAAACGACGACTTCCGATCCTTCTGCCTCACAGGGCAAGACGCTCGTGGCGCAGGTTGCGGATGCTCTTCGTTCGCAGATATCCGACGGGCGCTACAATCCCGGCGACCGCCTGCCGTCCGAAGCGCAGCTCACCCAGGAATTCGGCGTGAGCCGCACGGTCGTGCGTGAGGCAATCGCCGCTTTGCGCTCCGATGGTCTGGTCGAGCCCCGGCAGGGAGCGGGCGTCTTCCTGCTGGAGCAGGCCACGCCCGCGCGTCGGCCGTTTCAAAACGTCGATCTCGCGCGGGTTTCGTCGCTGATTGAAATGCTGGAACTGCGAACGGCGGTCGAGGGCGACGCGGCTGCATTTGCAGCCCTGCGCTGCTCACCCGGTCAGGAAGGCAAGATCATTGAAGCCTTTGACAGCTTCCGATCCTGTGCAGCCGCGGGCAACCCGACCGCCGAGGCTGATTTCGCCTTCCACGTCGCAATCGCAGAAGCAACCAACAATCCGCGCTTCCGTGAATTCCTTGACATGCTCGGACCGGCGCTCATTCCCCGCCGCGCCATCGTCGACGGCGGCAAGGAGGCTGTTCTGCCAACCGAAGAGCTCAGCCGCCTCATCGACGAACACGAGGCCATTCTCGTCGCAATTCAGAACGGCGATGAAGACGCAGCGCGTGCGGCCATGCGTGATCATCTCAAGAAGAGCCAGACACGCTACCGCGCCATGTTGCGCACTGCGCACTGA
- a CDS encoding aldehyde dehydrogenase (NADP(+)) yields MTFKPHGKHLVAGEWIATAQTFKNEPANGPAFDFCVGTVELVNKAAAAAEEAFWSYGYAPREERAAFLNTIADEIEVRGAAITEIGSAETGLPAARLEGERARTSGQLRLFASHIRKGEYLDRRHDVALPDRKPLPRPDIRLIQRPIGPVAVFGASNFPLAFSTMGGDTASALAAGCPVIVKGHSAHPGTGEIVAEAALAAVKAHGLHPGVFSLIQGGRRDVGTGLVTHPLIKAVGFTGSLVGGRALFDLCAGRPEPIPFFGELGSVNPMFLLHDAITARGEAIAKGWAGSLTMGAGQFCTNPGIAVILAEQASAFAEAAHAALSHVGSQAMLTDGIARAYRDGRDRITAGVGVRQILGSNCESRNATPNLFLVASRDWLGNHVLSQEVFGPLGLIVTVESLEEMIVVAKNFEGQLTATLHLDEGDTDFARKLMPILERKAGRILVNGYPTGVEVCDAMVHGGPYPASTNFGASSVGTMAIRRFLRPVSYQNIPERLMPSDLKSV; encoded by the coding sequence ATGACTTTCAAACCGCATGGCAAGCATCTGGTCGCAGGCGAGTGGATCGCCACTGCACAAACTTTCAAGAACGAGCCGGCAAACGGCCCGGCTTTTGACTTCTGCGTCGGAACGGTGGAACTGGTGAACAAGGCGGCGGCGGCTGCCGAGGAAGCCTTCTGGTCCTATGGCTACGCGCCACGCGAGGAGCGCGCCGCCTTCCTTAATACCATTGCCGACGAGATAGAGGTACGCGGAGCGGCGATCACCGAGATCGGGAGTGCGGAAACAGGGCTGCCGGCCGCAAGGCTCGAAGGCGAGCGCGCGCGTACCTCCGGCCAGCTTCGGCTGTTTGCGTCTCATATCCGAAAGGGCGAGTACCTCGACAGGCGACATGACGTGGCCTTGCCGGACCGCAAGCCCCTGCCCCGCCCCGACATCCGCCTGATCCAGCGACCGATCGGACCTGTTGCCGTCTTCGGCGCCTCCAACTTTCCGTTGGCCTTTTCGACCATGGGTGGCGATACCGCCTCGGCTCTTGCCGCAGGCTGCCCCGTCATCGTCAAAGGCCATTCGGCACATCCAGGGACGGGCGAGATCGTCGCTGAAGCGGCCCTTGCCGCCGTCAAGGCGCACGGATTGCACCCCGGTGTCTTTTCGTTGATCCAGGGCGGGCGTCGCGATGTTGGAACCGGTCTCGTCACGCATCCGTTGATCAAGGCGGTTGGCTTCACCGGTTCACTTGTCGGCGGACGAGCACTGTTCGATCTCTGCGCAGGGCGGCCGGAACCCATTCCCTTCTTTGGTGAACTTGGCTCCGTGAACCCGATGTTCCTCCTGCACGACGCGATCACGGCACGCGGCGAGGCGATCGCCAAGGGATGGGCAGGTTCGCTTACCATGGGCGCCGGGCAGTTCTGCACCAATCCGGGCATCGCGGTGATCCTTGCCGAACAGGCCTCCGCCTTCGCCGAAGCTGCCCACGCAGCGCTTTCGCACGTTGGGTCGCAGGCGATGCTCACCGACGGCATCGCTAGGGCCTACCGCGACGGGCGTGACCGCATCACGGCAGGAGTTGGCGTCCGCCAAATCCTCGGCTCGAACTGCGAGAGCCGCAATGCAACGCCCAATCTTTTTCTCGTTGCATCCAGGGATTGGCTCGGCAATCACGTGCTTTCGCAGGAAGTCTTCGGCCCGCTCGGCCTGATCGTCACCGTCGAAAGCCTCGAAGAGATGATCGTGGTCGCAAAGAATTTTGAGGGGCAGTTGACGGCAACCCTCCATCTCGACGAGGGCGATACCGATTTCGCGCGCAAGCTCATGCCGATCCTTGAACGCAAGGCGGGCCGTATCCTGGTCAACGGCTATCCGACCGGCGTCGAGGTCTGCGATGCGATGGTTCACGGCGGCCCCTACCCCGCTTCCACCAACTTCGGCGCAAGCTCGGTTGGAACCATGGCCATTCGCCGGTTTCTAAGACCCGTTTCCTATCAGAACATCCCTGAACGCCTGATGCCGAGCGATCTAAAGTCAGTGTAG
- a CDS encoding NAD-dependent epimerase/dehydratase family protein, producing the protein MKRLLITGAAGQLGRVMRTRLSGLADTVRLADRTGLGTPADHEELVQCDLADAQAVNEMVAGCDGIVHLGGASTEGPFEGILRGNIAGLYNLFEAARANGRPRIIFASSNHTIGYYPQSERLKPDAPFRPDGLYGVSKCFGEALARLYFEKFGQETALVRIGSCTPEPTNHRMLSTWLSHGDFASLIEAVFRAPVLGCPVIWGGSPNDAGWWDNAHLGWLGWKPRDNAEHFRTRLAEAAPQAGRNESMARFQGGAYVDNPIFKER; encoded by the coding sequence ATGAAACGCCTTCTCATCACTGGCGCGGCGGGTCAGCTTGGCCGCGTCATGCGCACAAGGCTCTCTGGCCTGGCCGACACGGTCCGGCTTGCAGATCGCACAGGTCTTGGCACGCCGGCTGACCATGAGGAGCTCGTCCAGTGCGATCTTGCCGACGCTCAAGCGGTGAACGAAATGGTCGCCGGCTGCGACGGTATCGTTCATCTTGGCGGGGCGTCGACGGAGGGTCCGTTTGAGGGGATCCTGCGCGGCAACATCGCCGGCCTTTACAACCTCTTCGAGGCCGCTCGCGCCAATGGCCGACCGCGCATCATCTTTGCCAGCTCCAACCATACGATCGGCTACTATCCGCAATCCGAGCGGCTCAAGCCTGACGCCCCGTTCCGCCCGGATGGACTCTACGGGGTCTCAAAATGCTTCGGCGAGGCGCTTGCGCGCCTGTATTTCGAAAAGTTCGGGCAGGAAACAGCGCTGGTACGCATCGGTTCCTGTACGCCAGAGCCAACGAACCACCGGATGTTGTCGACCTGGCTTTCGCACGGAGACTTTGCCTCTCTGATCGAGGCTGTCTTCCGCGCGCCAGTTCTCGGCTGCCCCGTGATCTGGGGCGGATCACCAAATGATGCCGGTTGGTGGGACAACGCTCATCTCGGCTGGCTCGGCTGGAAACCCAGGGACAATGCCGAACACTTCCGGACGCGCCTCGCGGAGGCCGCGCCGCAAGCCGGCCGCAACGAATCCATGGCTCGCTTTCAGGGCGGTGCCTATGTCGACAATCCGATCTTTAAGGAGCGATGA
- the kduI gene encoding 5-dehydro-4-deoxy-D-glucuronate isomerase: MLTVETRQAVNPDYAKTLDTEGLRRHFLAEDMFRSGEIRLIYTHYDRFVMGGAVPSGKPLTLDKVEETKTASFLDRREMGIVNVGAPGTVTTEQGTYSLNRGDVLYLGMGTGPVTFSGEGRFYITSCPAHRSLPAQLVTIADSKEVKLGTTETSNKRTINQFIHPLVMESCQLVLGYTTLEDGSVWNTMPAHVHDRRMEAYLYFGMDEKSRVLHLMGEPQETRHLFISNEEGAISPPWSIHSGAGIGSYTFIWAMAGDNVDYTDMEFIQPGELK, translated from the coding sequence ATGCTGACCGTCGAAACGCGGCAGGCCGTGAATCCGGACTACGCCAAGACACTCGATACCGAGGGGCTCCGCAGGCATTTTCTGGCTGAGGACATGTTCCGGTCGGGCGAGATCCGGTTGATCTACACCCACTACGATCGCTTCGTGATGGGCGGGGCCGTGCCTTCGGGCAAGCCGCTGACGCTCGACAAGGTAGAAGAAACCAAGACAGCGTCGTTTCTCGACCGGCGCGAGATGGGCATCGTTAATGTGGGCGCACCCGGCACGGTGACGACCGAACAGGGCACCTACAGCCTCAACCGCGGCGACGTTCTCTATCTCGGAATGGGTACGGGCCCCGTCACGTTCTCCGGGGAGGGGCGCTTTTACATCACCTCCTGCCCTGCCCATCGCAGCCTGCCCGCGCAGCTCGTGACCATTGCCGACAGCAAGGAGGTCAAACTCGGCACGACCGAAACCTCCAACAAGCGCACGATCAACCAGTTCATCCACCCGCTGGTCATGGAGAGCTGCCAACTCGTCCTTGGTTACACAACGCTTGAAGACGGCTCGGTGTGGAACACGATGCCTGCGCATGTCCATGATCGCCGCATGGAGGCCTATCTCTATTTTGGCATGGACGAAAAATCGCGCGTGCTGCACCTGATGGGTGAGCCGCAGGAAACCCGTCATCTCTTCATCTCCAACGAGGAAGGCGCGATTTCTCCCCCTTGGTCGATTCACTCAGGTGCCGGCATCGGATCCTACACGTTCATCTGGGCGATGGCCGGCGACAATGTCGACTATACCGACATGGAGTTCATCCAGCCGGGGGAACTGAAGTGA
- the kduD gene encoding 2-dehydro-3-deoxy-D-gluconate 5-dehydrogenase KduD, producing the protein MTNPFSLQGHRALVTGANAGLGQAIAVGLAAAGAEVTCAARRAPEETLAMIARAGGTAAPLALDFTDPMAARDVFAGKGYDILVNNAGIIRRADAVEFSEADWDDVMDVNLKALFFTCQAFAKELLAKGRPGKIVNIASLLSFQGGIRVPSYTASKHGVSGLTKLLANEWASNGINVNAIAPGYIETNNTEALRDDPDRNRAILARIPANRWGRPEDIAGAAVFLSSTAADYVHGAILNVDGGWLAR; encoded by the coding sequence GTGACAAATCCCTTTTCGCTTCAGGGCCATAGGGCGCTTGTCACCGGCGCGAACGCCGGCCTTGGGCAGGCGATCGCCGTAGGCCTTGCTGCGGCTGGCGCCGAGGTCACTTGCGCGGCGCGCCGCGCGCCCGAGGAAACGCTTGCGATGATCGCGAGAGCCGGCGGAACCGCCGCACCGCTTGCTCTGGACTTTACCGATCCCATGGCCGCTCGCGACGTTTTTGCCGGAAAGGGCTACGATATCCTCGTCAACAATGCCGGCATCATCCGCCGAGCCGATGCGGTGGAGTTCAGCGAGGCCGACTGGGACGACGTCATGGACGTCAACCTGAAAGCACTGTTCTTCACATGCCAAGCCTTCGCCAAGGAGTTGCTGGCAAAGGGCCGACCCGGAAAAATCGTCAACATCGCATCGTTGCTTTCCTTCCAGGGCGGCATCCGCGTGCCTTCCTATACAGCCTCCAAACATGGTGTTTCGGGTCTCACCAAACTGCTTGCCAATGAGTGGGCGTCCAATGGCATCAATGTAAACGCGATCGCACCAGGTTACATCGAGACCAACAACACCGAGGCCCTGCGCGACGACCCTGATCGCAACAGGGCAATCCTTGCTCGCATCCCCGCCAACCGCTGGGGCAGGCCCGAAGACATCGCCGGCGCTGCCGTGTTCCTGTCGTCGACTGCCGCCGACTACGTTCACGGCGCCATACTCAATGTGGACGGTGGCTGGCTGGCCCGCTGA
- the kdgD gene encoding 5-dehydro-4-deoxyglucarate dehydratase → MTPEQIKAALGSGLLSFPVTHFDKEGRFAPESYKAHVEWLAGYKAPVLFAAGGTGEFFSLKPDEIPAIVAAAKEVAGETAIVSGCGYGTEMAIDIARSVERVGADGILLLPHYLIDAPQDGLYAHVKKICQSVGIGVMVYNRDNSVLQADTLARLCDACPNLIGFKDGTGDIGLVRQVTAKMGDRLMYLGGMPTAELFAEAYLGAGFTTYSSAVFNFVPGLANEFYAALRSGDRATCERILNDFFYPFMAIRNRAKGYAVSAVKAGVRLQGFNAGPVRSPLADLTGAEVEMLDALIGSHKRKA, encoded by the coding sequence ATGACCCCAGAACAGATCAAGGCCGCGCTTGGATCGGGCCTGCTTTCCTTCCCGGTGACGCACTTCGATAAGGAGGGCCGTTTTGCGCCGGAAAGCTACAAGGCGCATGTCGAGTGGCTGGCCGGCTACAAGGCGCCGGTGTTGTTTGCCGCCGGCGGCACCGGCGAATTCTTCTCGCTGAAGCCGGATGAGATCCCGGCCATCGTCGCCGCCGCCAAGGAGGTTGCCGGCGAAACGGCGATCGTCTCGGGTTGCGGTTACGGTACCGAGATGGCGATCGATATCGCCCGCTCGGTCGAGCGGGTCGGGGCGGATGGCATCCTGCTTTTGCCGCACTACCTGATCGACGCGCCGCAGGACGGCCTCTATGCCCATGTGAAGAAGATCTGCCAGTCGGTCGGCATCGGCGTCATGGTCTACAACCGCGACAATTCCGTGCTGCAGGCCGATACCCTGGCTCGGCTTTGCGACGCGTGCCCGAACCTGATCGGTTTCAAGGATGGCACCGGCGATATCGGCCTGGTGCGCCAGGTCACCGCCAAGATGGGCGACCGGCTGATGTATCTCGGCGGCATGCCGACGGCGGAACTGTTTGCCGAAGCCTATCTCGGCGCCGGCTTCACCACCTATTCGTCTGCCGTGTTCAATTTCGTTCCGGGACTGGCCAACGAGTTCTACGCAGCCCTTCGCAGCGGCGACCGTGCTACCTGCGAGCGCATCCTCAACGACTTCTTCTATCCGTTCATGGCGATCCGCAACCGGGCCAAGGGTTATGCGGTGTCGGCGGTCAAGGCTGGCGTGCGGCTGCAGGGGTTCAATGCCGGCCCGGTGCGCAGCCCGCTCGCCGACCTGACGGGCGCCGAAGTCGAGATGCTCGACGCGCTCATCGGCAGCCACAAGCGCAAAGCGTGA
- a CDS encoding mandelate racemase/muconate lactonizing enzyme family protein, whose protein sequence is MKIVAVRTHLLEHRLAVPFESASMRFDRRAHVLVEIECDDGTIGWGECLGPARPNAAVVAAYAPWLIGQDPRQTERLWAILYNALRDQGQRGLAVTALSGIDIALWDIKGKHYGASVSMLLGGRWRDSVRAYATGSFKRDGVDRVSDNAMEMAERRAQGFHACKIKIGFGVDEDLRVIRAVREAIGDDMRLMIDANHGYTVPEAIRLGKAAADCDIDWFEEPVVPEQLSAYREVRAGQPIPVAGGETWHSRYGMWPAIEGRAVDILQPDLCGCGGFSEMAKIASLATLHGVRIVPHVWGTGVHLAAALQFMAAMTPDPVRVNPIEPIMEFDRTENPFRQAVLKTPIEAVNGVVAIPDAPGLGIEINRDALSQFKVPQG, encoded by the coding sequence ATGAAGATCGTCGCCGTCCGCACCCATCTCCTCGAACACCGCCTGGCGGTGCCGTTCGAAAGCGCGTCGATGCGCTTTGACCGTCGGGCGCATGTGCTGGTCGAGATCGAGTGCGACGACGGGACGATCGGCTGGGGCGAATGCCTCGGTCCGGCGCGGCCCAATGCGGCGGTGGTCGCGGCCTATGCGCCCTGGCTGATCGGCCAGGATCCGCGCCAGACCGAAAGGCTCTGGGCGATCCTCTACAATGCGCTGCGCGATCAGGGGCAGCGCGGCCTTGCGGTGACGGCGCTGTCCGGCATCGACATCGCGCTCTGGGACATCAAGGGCAAACACTACGGCGCCTCGGTCTCGATGCTGCTTGGCGGTCGCTGGCGCGACAGCGTGCGCGCCTATGCGACCGGCAGCTTCAAGCGCGACGGCGTCGACCGTGTCTCCGACAATGCGATGGAGATGGCCGAGCGCCGGGCACAGGGCTTCCACGCCTGCAAGATCAAGATCGGTTTCGGCGTCGACGAGGACCTGCGGGTCATCCGGGCGGTGCGCGAGGCAATCGGCGACGACATGCGGCTGATGATCGACGCCAATCACGGCTACACCGTCCCCGAAGCGATCCGGCTCGGCAAGGCGGCCGCCGACTGCGACATCGACTGGTTCGAAGAGCCGGTCGTGCCCGAGCAGCTTTCGGCCTATCGCGAGGTCAGGGCCGGGCAGCCGATCCCGGTGGCCGGCGGCGAGACCTGGCACTCGCGCTACGGCATGTGGCCGGCGATCGAGGGCCGCGCCGTCGACATCCTGCAGCCGGATCTTTGCGGCTGCGGCGGGTTCTCGGAGATGGCGAAGATCGCAAGCCTTGCGACGCTGCATGGCGTGCGCATCGTGCCGCATGTCTGGGGCACCGGCGTGCACCTCGCCGCGGCGCTGCAGTTCATGGCGGCGATGACGCCGGATCCGGTGCGGGTCAACCCGATCGAGCCGATCATGGAGTTCGACCGCACCGAAAATCCGTTCCGTCAGGCGGTGCTGAAGACGCCGATCGAAGCGGTCAACGGCGTGGTCGCCATCCCCGATGCGCCCGGCCTCGGCATCGAGATCAATCGTGACGCGCTCTCACAATTCAAGGTACCTCAAGGGTGA